One Chiloscyllium punctatum isolate Juve2018m chromosome 19, sChiPun1.3, whole genome shotgun sequence genomic window carries:
- the ywhae1 gene encoding tyrosine 3-monooxygenase/tryptophan 5-monooxygenase activation protein, epsilon polypeptide 1: MEDREDLVYQAKLAEQAERYDEMVESMKRVAGMDVELTVEERNLLSVAYKNVIGARRASWRIISSIEQKEENKGGEDKLKMIREYRKTVEDELKSICNDILDVLDKHLIPAANSGESKVFYYKMKGDYHRYLAEFATGNDRKEAAENSLVAYKAASDIAMTELPPTHPIRLGLALNFSVFYYEILNSPDRACRLAKAAFDDAIAELDTLSEESYKDSTLIMQLLRDNLTLWTSDMQGDGEEPCKDVVQDVDDDNQ; this comes from the exons AAATGGTGGAATCAATGAAGAGGGTAGCTGGCATGGACGTAGAGTTGACGGTTGAGGAAAGGAATTTACTGTCTGTGGCCTATAAAAATGTGATTGGAGCACGGAGAGCGTCCTGGAGGATAATCAGCAGTATTGAGCAAAAGGAGGAAAACAAAGGTGGAGAGGACAAACTAAAAATGATCCGTGAATACAGAAAAACG GTTGAGGACGAACTGAAATCAATTTGTAATGACATTCTGGATGTACTGGATAAACACCTCATTCCTGCTGCCAACAGCGGAGAGTCAAAGGTTTTCTACTATAAAAT GAAAGGTGATTACCACAGGTATCTGGCAGAGTTTGCAACAGGGAATGACAGGAAGGAGGCAGCAGAAAACAGCCTGGTTGCATACAAGGCGGCTAGTGATATTGCAATGACAGAACTTCCACCAACACACCCCATTCGCTTAGGCCTTGCTTTGAATTTCTCTGTATTCTACTATGAAATTCTCAACTCTCCTGACCGTGCCTGCAG ATTGGCAAAGGCAGCATTTGATGATGCAATTGCGGAACTGGACACCTTGAGTGAAGAAAGCTACAAGGACTCTACACTCATTATGCAGTTGTTACGTGACAACTTGACACTATGGACTTCAGACATGCAGGGAGATG GTGAGGAACCGTGTAAAGATGTGGTGCAAGATGTTGATGACGACAATCAGTGA